A region from the Leptolyngbya iicbica LK genome encodes:
- a CDS encoding alpha-glucosidase family protein, giving the protein MTSSSAWWRSAVIYQIYPRSFMDSTGDGIGDLPGILQQLDYVASLGVDAVWISPFFKSPMKDFGYDISDYRDVDPIFGTLDDFKDILHAAHDRGLKVLIDQVWNHTSDQHPWFEESRLSRDNPKADWYVWVDAKPDGTPPNNWLSTFGGSAWTWEPRRQQYYLHNFLDSQPDLNWYNPDVLDAILDTARFWLEMGVDGFRLDVVNFFTYDRSLQDNPMRPADKPRPAGASPTDPFFSQVNLYNFCQAETLKLLKPIRQLMDEYDATTLAEISSAEDALSTSSDYVRGRDRLHTAYNSSLMTDEPLTAQRVKHLIHQVDTLFDDGVICWTAGTHDFPRLKSRWSKYQPTEEFLRDAFDSMFAALIISLKGNCCIYQGDELGLTQADIPHEKMQDPFGIQGYPQVLGRDGSRTPMPWRQAAYQAGFTKAAEPWLPIPEEHLPYAVDVQEADPSSLLHRYRRLIHWRRLQPALQGGDLHLLKLDAEPLVGFIRACDEQQLLCLFNLSADTVYQDMTRFPQCEPTAQNVFSDRSFHHTLELPPYGVYFANLC; this is encoded by the coding sequence ATGACTTCCTCTTCCGCCTGGTGGCGCAGTGCCGTCATCTACCAGATCTATCCCCGCAGCTTTATGGATAGTACGGGGGATGGCATTGGCGATCTGCCTGGCATTTTGCAACAGCTCGACTATGTAGCGAGCTTAGGAGTGGATGCCGTGTGGATTTCGCCCTTCTTTAAGTCGCCGATGAAAGACTTTGGCTACGACATTTCCGACTATCGCGACGTCGATCCTATCTTTGGCACCCTGGATGACTTTAAAGACATCCTGCACGCGGCCCACGATCGCGGCCTCAAGGTACTCATCGACCAGGTGTGGAATCACACCTCGGACCAACACCCCTGGTTTGAAGAAAGTCGCCTGAGCCGCGACAATCCCAAGGCCGACTGGTATGTGTGGGTGGATGCTAAACCCGACGGCACGCCCCCCAACAACTGGCTCTCGACCTTTGGCGGCAGCGCCTGGACCTGGGAACCGCGACGGCAGCAATACTATCTCCACAACTTTCTCGACAGTCAGCCCGATTTGAACTGGTACAACCCAGACGTGTTGGACGCCATCCTCGATACGGCCCGCTTTTGGCTAGAGATGGGGGTCGATGGCTTCCGCCTTGATGTGGTGAATTTCTTTACCTACGATCGCTCTCTGCAAGACAATCCCATGCGGCCAGCCGATAAGCCACGACCCGCCGGCGCTTCCCCCACGGATCCGTTCTTTTCCCAGGTCAATCTCTACAACTTTTGTCAGGCCGAAACGCTGAAGCTGCTCAAACCGATTCGCCAACTGATGGATGAATACGACGCCACCACCCTAGCGGAAATCAGCAGCGCCGAAGATGCGTTGTCTACCTCTAGCGATTACGTCAGAGGGCGCGATCGCCTGCATACGGCGTACAACTCGTCGCTCATGACCGACGAACCGCTCACTGCTCAGCGAGTCAAGCATCTGATCCACCAGGTCGATACCCTGTTTGATGATGGTGTCATTTGTTGGACGGCAGGCACCCACGATTTTCCCCGGTTGAAGAGTCGCTGGAGCAAGTACCAGCCCACCGAAGAGTTCCTGCGGGATGCCTTTGACAGCATGTTTGCGGCGTTGATCATTTCTCTGAAAGGGAACTGCTGCATTTATCAGGGCGACGAACTGGGGCTTACCCAGGCCGACATTCCCCACGAAAAAATGCAGGATCCCTTCGGCATTCAAGGCTATCCGCAGGTACTTGGGCGGGATGGCTCGCGTACGCCCATGCCCTGGCGCCAAGCGGCGTACCAGGCCGGATTCACCAAGGCTGCAGAACCCTGGCTGCCGATTCCCGAGGAGCACCTGCCCTACGCGGTCGATGTGCAAGAAGCGGACCCCAGTTCGTTGCTGCACCGCTATCGCCGGTTGATTCACTGGCGGCGGTTGCAGCCCGCTCTCCAGGGCGGTGACTTACATCTGCTGAAGCTGGACGCCGAACCCCTGGTCGGATTCATTCGCGCCTGCGACGAGCAGCAGTTGCTCTGTCTATTCAACCTCAGTGCCGATACGGTCTATCAAGACATGACCCGCTTTCCTCAGTGCGAACCGACAGCACAAAATGTGTTTAGCGATCGCAGCTTTCACCACACATTGGAACTGCCCCCCTACGGCGTCTACTTTGCCAACCTCTGCTAA
- a CDS encoding alpha-glucosidase family protein — protein sequence MQTVEWWQNAVIYQIVPWSFLDTDGDGRGNLYGIIEKLDYISALGVDAIWLTPIYESPMDDLGYDITDMTDIDPVIGDLDVFDKLLALTHARGLRMVVDQVWGHTSDRHFWFLESRESRDNPKADWYVWADPKPDGSPPNNWLSAFNGASAWAWEPKREQYFLFHFLRSQPKLNWDNPEVVDAILQRAKFWLDRGVDGFRIDAPNFFIHDPELRDEPMRPEGSPHPDGIDPENPMAKMMFKYSFCRPEALDALNPIRELVNQYPDTVTLAEVTLCEDSIALSSEYVQGEGRSHLAYNSALLVEEPISATLMRRTLEKVDKYFTDGGNCWVVGNHDYGRLRSRWLGQDATGTPYPETFYHQAAAMLVTMPGALCLYQGDELGLTEARIPEDISVNQIQDPFGKALYPDVVGRDGSRTPMPWQATAVSAGFSTHEDTWLPIPDVHRSRAVDAQTQDPSSLLNTWRRLLHWRKHQPALMQGDCEILDTDEPVFAFIREAPQQRLLCIFNLSPDTAHFDLHEDWLPCITATGAKPAAKRNDGMLRLRGYGYFFGNLTPPTQLTSSSEPAEATAADASQSQSTAANEAEAHPNGAGAGAEADLLPVGHRSATASRQNKE from the coding sequence ATGCAAACTGTGGAATGGTGGCAAAACGCCGTAATTTATCAGATTGTGCCGTGGAGCTTTTTGGATACCGATGGTGATGGCCGGGGCAATTTGTACGGCATCATCGAAAAGCTGGATTACATCTCGGCACTCGGCGTTGACGCGATTTGGCTGACCCCGATTTACGAGTCACCGATGGATGATCTGGGGTACGACATTACGGACATGACCGACATCGATCCGGTCATTGGTGATCTGGATGTATTCGACAAACTGCTGGCGCTGACCCACGCTCGGGGTTTGCGGATGGTGGTGGACCAGGTGTGGGGCCACACTAGCGATCGCCACTTTTGGTTTTTGGAAAGTCGCGAAAGCCGCGATAATCCCAAAGCGGATTGGTACGTGTGGGCGGACCCAAAGCCGGATGGTTCGCCGCCAAACAACTGGCTGTCGGCCTTTAATGGAGCCTCGGCCTGGGCGTGGGAACCCAAGCGGGAACAGTATTTTCTCTTCCACTTTTTGCGCAGCCAGCCCAAATTGAATTGGGACAACCCGGAAGTGGTAGACGCCATTTTGCAGCGGGCCAAGTTTTGGCTTGATCGCGGCGTTGACGGGTTTCGCATTGACGCGCCGAACTTTTTCATCCACGACCCGGAGCTGCGGGACGAGCCGATGCGCCCCGAGGGCAGCCCCCATCCTGACGGCATTGATCCTGAAAATCCGATGGCCAAAATGATGTTTAAGTACAGCTTTTGCCGTCCCGAAGCGCTGGATGCGTTGAACCCGATTCGAGAACTGGTGAATCAATATCCCGATACGGTGACCCTGGCCGAGGTGACGCTGTGCGAAGATTCCATCGCCCTATCCAGTGAATATGTGCAGGGGGAGGGGCGATCGCACCTCGCCTACAACAGTGCGTTATTGGTCGAAGAACCCATCAGCGCCACCCTCATGCGCCGCACCCTCGAAAAAGTGGACAAGTATTTTACTGACGGCGGCAACTGCTGGGTTGTGGGCAATCACGACTATGGGCGGCTGCGGAGTCGCTGGTTGGGCCAGGATGCCACCGGCACCCCCTATCCCGAAACCTTCTATCACCAGGCGGCGGCCATGTTGGTGACCATGCCCGGTGCCCTCTGCCTGTATCAAGGCGACGAGTTGGGATTGACCGAAGCCCGCATTCCCGAAGACATTTCGGTGAACCAAATTCAAGATCCCTTTGGCAAGGCGCTGTATCCTGATGTGGTCGGACGCGACGGCTCCCGCACCCCCATGCCCTGGCAAGCGACCGCCGTCAGTGCCGGCTTCTCGACCCACGAAGATACGTGGCTGCCGATTCCCGACGTCCACCGATCGCGGGCCGTCGATGCCCAAACCCAGGATCCCAGCTCACTGCTCAACACCTGGCGACGCCTGCTGCACTGGCGTAAACATCAGCCGGCCTTGATGCAGGGCGATTGCGAAATTTTGGATACGGATGAGCCCGTGTTTGCGTTCATCCGCGAGGCTCCCCAGCAGCGACTGCTGTGCATTTTTAACCTGAGTCCGGATACGGCCCACTTTGATCTGCACGAAGATTGGCTGCCGTGTATCACCGCCACTGGGGCCAAACCAGCGGCTAAGCGCAACGATGGCATGTTGCGTCTGCGGGGCTATGGCTATTTCTTTGGCAATCTCACGCCGCCAACCCAGTTAACTAGCTCATCTGAGCCTGCAGAGGCCACAGCCGCTGACGCCAGCCAATCCCAATCGACGGCGGCGAATGAGGCCGAGGCACATCCCAATGGGGCCGGAGCGGGGGCCGAGGCCGATTTGCTCCCGGTGGGCCACCGTTCTGCCACCGCTAGCCGTCAAAACAAGGAATGA
- a CDS encoding gluconokinase — protein sequence MIVILIGIAGSGKTTVGQCLAAHLGWRFVEGDDFHSPANVAKMSQGVPLEERDRWPWLRALRAQIVALQQQGKSAIITCSALKQRYRDVLRPDGDEAIQFVYLKGEAAMLRSRLQQRQDHFMQAEMLDSQLAILEEPEDAIAVDIGNNQTPKQIVAAIIARLDLPTRPNSES from the coding sequence ATGATTGTGATCTTGATCGGCATCGCTGGCTCCGGCAAAACCACCGTAGGGCAATGCTTGGCGGCTCATTTGGGCTGGCGCTTTGTCGAGGGGGATGATTTTCACAGTCCGGCCAATGTGGCCAAAATGAGCCAGGGAGTGCCGCTAGAAGAGCGCGATCGCTGGCCTTGGCTCCGAGCCCTGCGAGCCCAGATCGTCGCGCTACAGCAACAAGGAAAATCAGCGATTATCACCTGCTCAGCCCTGAAGCAGCGCTATCGAGACGTTTTGCGCCCTGATGGCGATGAGGCGATTCAGTTTGTCTATCTCAAGGGTGAGGCGGCCATGCTGCGATCGCGGCTCCAACAGCGTCAAGACCATTTCATGCAGGCTGAGATGCTCGATAGCCAACTCGCAATTTTGGAGGAGCCCGAGGATGCGATCGCTGTTGATATTGGCAACAACCAGACCCCAAAGCAAATCGTCGCCGCTATCATCGCTCGACTCGATCTACCCACCAGGCCCAACAGTGAGTCTTGA
- a CDS encoding NAD(P)H-dependent flavin oxidoreductase: MFTTLSTSLPPLTLGAKTAHYPIIQGGMGVRISGANLAAAVANAGGVGVISSVGLGLRILEANTDDARGSWSDRYFEATKQALIAEIQTARALSPQGVIGINTMVADRHHDALMQAIADQPIDFIIAGAGLPLSLPRLVQPSPHIALIPIVASVRAARVLCRKWSQQYQRLPDGFIVESPGAAGGHLGAKLAEVDDVAHSVEAVVPQLVNYIRDELQAEIPVIAAGGIWDRADIDRMLALGASGVQLGTRFITTEECDADDRYKTYHLQARAEDVMLVPSPVGLPGRAIRNPFIEKVMAGESLPKTRCVNCLVRCKYRDQKETYCILHALNRAANGDVENGLIFAGSNAGKSDRLRSVADLMQELVGDATPQAAV; encoded by the coding sequence ATGTTCACAACTTTATCCACTTCCCTACCGCCTCTCACCTTAGGGGCTAAAACCGCTCACTATCCGATCATTCAGGGGGGCATGGGCGTCCGCATTTCAGGCGCTAACTTAGCGGCTGCGGTGGCTAATGCCGGTGGCGTCGGGGTGATTTCATCCGTCGGCTTGGGGCTCCGAATCCTGGAAGCCAACACCGACGACGCCCGAGGCAGCTGGAGCGATCGCTACTTTGAGGCCACCAAGCAGGCGCTCATCGCCGAGATTCAAACGGCCCGAGCCCTGTCTCCCCAGGGCGTCATCGGCATCAACACCATGGTGGCCGATCGCCATCACGACGCTTTGATGCAAGCGATCGCCGACCAGCCGATTGACTTCATCATTGCGGGGGCGGGGTTGCCCCTGAGTTTGCCGCGTCTCGTGCAACCGTCTCCCCATATCGCCCTCATTCCCATTGTCGCCAGTGTGAGAGCGGCCCGAGTCCTCTGTCGCAAGTGGTCACAGCAGTATCAGCGCTTGCCCGATGGTTTCATTGTGGAAAGTCCCGGCGCTGCCGGCGGACACCTGGGCGCCAAGTTGGCGGAAGTGGACGACGTCGCCCACTCGGTGGAAGCAGTCGTGCCCCAATTGGTCAACTACATTCGGGATGAACTGCAAGCGGAGATTCCCGTGATTGCCGCTGGCGGCATTTGGGATCGAGCTGACATTGACCGCATGTTGGCACTTGGGGCCAGCGGGGTGCAACTCGGCACTCGCTTCATCACCACCGAAGAGTGTGATGCCGACGATCGCTACAAGACCTACCATCTCCAAGCTCGGGCAGAAGATGTCATGCTGGTGCCCAGCCCAGTCGGATTGCCAGGTCGCGCGATCCGAAATCCTTTCATTGAGAAAGTGATGGCGGGCGAATCGCTCCCCAAAACTCGCTGTGTGAATTGTTTGGTGCGCTGCAAGTACCGTGACCAGAAAGAGACCTATTGCATTCTCCATGCTTTGAATCGCGCGGCGAATGGAGACGTGGAAAACGGTCTGATTTTTGCGGGCAGCAATGCGGGGAAGAGCGATCGCCTGCGTTCTGTGGCTGACTTGATGCAAGAACTGGTGGGCGATGCTACACCTCAGGCAGCGGTTTGA
- the ubiG gene encoding bifunctional 2-polyprenyl-6-hydroxyphenol methylase/3-demethylubiquinol 3-O-methyltransferase UbiG → MERNNLAFYDQQAAQWWDETATVFPLSQLNPLRFQFFDRYVPDWRGLQVLDVGCGGGYTCEFLAQRGAVVTGIDQSAACIAAAQAHAQSTGLAIDYHTGVAEQLPFAGDRFDIVTCVDVLEHVQSVPTTIAEIGRVLKPGGFLLFDTLNRTWQSRLLMIWLLEDWLRLIPQGIHDWRQFVSPEELTRHLQQADFWEVEIQGFDLFGRHPLSQLQTLWYYWQTGSLWAKFDDITQVFYIGMARKHGNSMSTG, encoded by the coding sequence ATGGAGCGCAACAATCTCGCATTTTACGACCAGCAAGCAGCCCAGTGGTGGGACGAAACCGCCACCGTCTTTCCGCTGAGTCAGCTGAATCCGCTGCGATTTCAATTTTTTGACCGCTACGTGCCCGACTGGCGCGGTCTGCAAGTGCTGGATGTGGGCTGTGGCGGCGGCTATACCTGCGAATTTTTGGCCCAGCGCGGTGCGGTCGTTACCGGCATCGATCAATCGGCGGCGTGCATTGCGGCAGCACAAGCCCATGCTCAATCCACGGGGCTGGCTATCGACTATCACACGGGCGTAGCGGAACAATTGCCCTTTGCGGGCGATCGCTTCGACATTGTCACCTGTGTCGATGTGCTGGAGCATGTGCAGAGCGTGCCCACCACCATTGCGGAAATTGGCCGCGTGCTCAAACCCGGTGGCTTTTTATTGTTTGACACGCTCAATCGCACCTGGCAATCTCGCCTGTTGATGATTTGGCTGCTAGAAGATTGGCTGCGGCTGATTCCCCAGGGCATTCACGATTGGCGTCAATTTGTTTCCCCGGAGGAGTTAACGCGGCACCTCCAGCAAGCCGACTTTTGGGAGGTGGAGATTCAGGGCTTCGATCTGTTCGGGCGCCATCCCCTGAGCCAATTGCAAACGCTTTGGTATTACTGGCAAACTGGCAGCTTGTGGGCCAAGTTTGACGACATTACCCAGGTTTTTTATATCGGCATGGCTCGAAAACATGGCAACTCAATGTCGACGGGTTGA
- a CDS encoding TIGR04283 family arsenosugar biosynthesis glycosyltransferase: protein MSQVSIIIPVFNEASALNRTLRCLQILDPPAHEIIVVDGGSTDATVAIATQHQATVIIAPQRGRAPQMNAGAELATGAILCFVHGDTLVPDDLVAVLRQTLADAAIAGGGFISIMAGGQRTRWGVTLHNALKTYYAPLIFRPRRFFRDGLRVLFGDQAIFCRRRDFWACGGFDATLPIMEDADLCQRLSTLGRICQLNRVVQSSDRRVAQWGTLKANFIYLAIGSLWAMGVSATWLKQFYEDVR, encoded by the coding sequence GTGTCTCAGGTTTCCATCATTATCCCCGTCTTCAACGAAGCGAGTGCCCTGAACCGCACGCTGCGATGCTTGCAGATTCTCGATCCACCCGCTCACGAAATTATTGTGGTGGATGGGGGCAGCACGGATGCCACGGTAGCGATCGCCACCCAACACCAGGCCACCGTGATCATTGCCCCCCAACGGGGCCGCGCCCCACAAATGAATGCGGGGGCCGAGTTAGCCACGGGGGCAATTCTCTGCTTTGTTCACGGTGACACCCTCGTCCCCGATGATCTGGTCGCGGTGCTGCGTCAAACCTTGGCGGATGCCGCGATCGCGGGGGGCGGCTTTATCTCCATCATGGCGGGAGGGCAACGCACTCGTTGGGGCGTGACGCTGCATAATGCGCTCAAAACCTACTATGCCCCGCTGATATTTCGTCCCCGGCGCTTTTTTCGCGATGGCCTACGGGTGTTATTTGGCGATCAGGCCATCTTTTGCCGCCGCCGAGACTTTTGGGCCTGCGGCGGTTTTGATGCCACCTTGCCCATTATGGAAGACGCCGATCTCTGTCAGCGGTTATCCACGTTAGGCCGCATTTGCCAGCTCAACCGGGTGGTACAAAGCTCCGATCGCCGCGTGGCCCAGTGGGGCACCCTCAAGGCCAACTTTATTTATCTCGCGATCGGGTCGCTCTGGGCCATGGGCGTTTCGGCCACCTGGCTCAAACAATTCTATGAAGACGTGCGCTGA
- a CDS encoding DUF547 domain-containing protein, whose protein sequence is MPDFAPWDTMLKRYVNDCGQVDYAAWQSESYPELDAWLESLSVSELSTLERDEAIALLLNLYNALTIRQVLQKYPIASIRPTFLGVPNWLVFLRFFNRTVYHLNEQPLSLNGIEHGLLRARFSDPRIHFALVCASVGCPLLRTEAYEPARLAEQLTEDVRRFIGNDDKVRYDATQQTLYCSKIFQWYATDFLTVADSMPDYICQHRPELNLPERVTVQFLPYSWALNQRTSS, encoded by the coding sequence ATGCCTGACTTTGCCCCCTGGGACACCATGCTAAAGCGTTATGTGAATGACTGTGGTCAGGTGGATTATGCGGCCTGGCAGTCAGAGTCTTATCCAGAGTTGGATGCCTGGCTGGAATCGCTATCTGTATCTGAACTCAGCACCTTGGAACGGGACGAAGCGATCGCACTACTCCTGAACCTCTACAACGCGCTGACGATTCGCCAGGTGCTGCAAAAGTATCCCATCGCCTCCATTCGGCCCACTTTCCTGGGCGTGCCGAACTGGCTGGTGTTTCTCCGCTTTTTCAACCGAACGGTTTATCACTTAAACGAGCAGCCCCTCAGCCTCAACGGCATTGAGCATGGCCTGCTACGGGCAAGATTTTCCGACCCGCGCATTCACTTCGCCTTAGTCTGTGCGTCGGTGGGCTGTCCGCTATTGCGAACCGAAGCTTATGAGCCAGCCCGGTTGGCTGAGCAACTCACCGAAGATGTCCGTCGGTTCATCGGCAATGACGATAAAGTCCGCTACGATGCGACTCAGCAAACCCTGTATTGCAGCAAGATTTTCCAATGGTATGCAACGGATTTTTTGACTGTCGCTGATTCGATGCCTGACTACATCTGCCAGCATCGCCCGGAGTTGAACTTGCCGGAGCGCGTCACCGTTCAATTTTTGCCCTATAGTTGGGCGCTCAATCAGCGCACGTCTTCATAG